The genomic window CGATGTCGCCGAAGTTTTCGTAGCGGCCGCTATCGGCCAGCTCGAACGCCAGCTCGACGGTGCGCTGGCGCTTCCATGCATCGAGATCGTCGTGGGCTGTGCTCACAGATGTCCTCTGCCTCGCGAATGAGGTGCAACGATGTTAGCCCGCGCCGCGCGAATTCCTGTTGTCCGGTCACAACAAGCAGACAAAACTCGCTTAAGAAATCATACAAAAAGCGCTTGCGTAAAGCCTTGAATTCGCGATAGCCCTTGCTTGACATGACGCCTTAACGGTATTTAATTTATTCACCCGTTCGCTTAAAAAATGGCGGGCGGCCGCCGACATCTCCTATCTGCGCTGTGAAGCAGTCCCGACGTATTGGATGTTCGCCCCTTGCCGAGCGCAATGTGCCTTTATCGGAGCCGCGTCATGATCCCGCTTTCAGGAAGTCCGGCACGCGTGGCCGCGCTTGCGCTTTCATGCGCGCTTGCCGCGCTCGTTGCATCTATCGCCGGATGCGGCGGTTCGGATTCGCCGGACACCTCCGTGCCGGACGCCATCACGCAGGTCATGAAAAAGCCCTTATATCAGGGCTCGACGTGGGCATTGCGCGTCGTCGATCTGAACTCGGGCGATGTGATCTACGACATGAATTCGAACGCGCAGCTTTATGTCGCGTCGGTGCGCAAGGTCTTTTCGCTGGGCGCGACGCTCGATCAATATGGCGCGCAGCATCAGTTTCAGACGCCGGTTTATCGGCTCGGCACTGTCGATGCAACCGGCACGCTCAACGGCAATCTCGTGCTCGTTGCGAGCGGCGATCTCTCGATGGGCGGCCGCACGAATCCCGACGGCACGCTCGCCATTTCGAACTTCGACCATAACGAAGCGAACAGCCTAGGCAATGCGCAGCTCACCGCGCCCGATCCGCTCGCGGGCTATAACCTGCTCGCCGCACAAGTGGCGGCGGCGGGCATCAAGACGATCAACGGCGACGTCGTGATCGACGACCGGCTTTTCGAGCCCTTCGATTTCCGCGACGAATTCTTCGTGCGGCCGATCTTCGTCAACGACGACGTGGTCGATACGATCATCGGTCAAGGCAGCGCGGGCTCGGCGTCGCCGGTCGATTACCGGCCGAAGTCGACAGCCTTCACCGTTCAGTCCACGCTGATGACGACGGCCGCCGGCACGAACGCCGACATCGAAGTCACGCCCGAGCGCCCAGCGTGCTTCGGTGCGCTCAATTGCACCGGCGTCTTGAGCGGCACGATTCCGGCGGGCTACGTGCCGCCCATCGTCCCGAGCTTTCCGGTGATCCGCACGTTCCGCATCACGCAGCCGGCGAACTATGCGCGCACCGTGCTCATCGAGGCGCTGGCGCGCGCGGGCGTGACCGTGAGCGCGGCGGCGGTCGCGAACAATCCGGTGCAGTTGCTGCCCGCGAAGAACGCCTATTCCGCGTCGACGCGCGTGGCGCAACTCACGTCGCAGACGCTGGACCAGTATGCGAAATGGATTTTGAAGGTCAGCTATAACATCGGCGCGGATACGAGCCTGATGCTGTTCGGCGTCGCGAACAACGGCTCGACGACACTCGACGCGGCGCTCGCAGCCGAACGCGCGACGCTCTCCGGCGCGTCGTTCAATGTGCCGATGGATCAGACGCATTTCATCGACGGCAGCGGCGGCGGCGAGACCACCGCGACGCCGATTGCGGTCATCGCGATGTTGCGCGCCATGAACGGCCGCGCGGCCTTCCCGGCTTATCTGGCTGCGATGCCGGTCCTGGGCGTCGATGGCTCGCTTGCAAGCACGACCGACTTCGAGAGCGATCCGACGCTCGCGGGCGCGAAGGGCAAGGTCTACGCGAAAACCGGCACGTACGCCGCAGGCACGGACGGCCCGAACGGGCCGCAGGTTCTGCTGAAGGGACAAGCCTTCGCGGGCTATATGGACGCGAAGAGCGGCCGCAGGCTTGCGTACGCGCTGATCGTCAACAACGTGCCGATCAGCGATGTGCCCGAAGTCCTCAACGTGTTTCAGGACGAAGGCACGATCTCGGCGATCATCTGGAAGCTACAGTAAGTCTTGCCGCTTATCACGCAGCGACAAACGCCAGCACCGCGCGATTGAACGCGCCGGGGCTGGCGACGTTCATCCCGTGCGATGCGCCCGCAATCGTCTGCCGCTCCGCGAACTCGATCCACTCTTCCAGCTTGTCGACGTTGTTGCGGAACATGCGCGGACTCTTCTGGCCGTCGATCAACAGCGTGCGGCATTTGATGTCGCGCGCGGCCTCGCGCGTGTAAGCGGGCAGCGGATCGCGGAACTGCTTGGGCAGCGTGAGCACGTTGTCGAGCGCCATGCGCCGAAAGCCTTCCGTGCTCTTGTTCCAGAAGCCGGGCATGCTCACCGAATCGACGAACATCTCAAGGCCCCGGTCGAATTCGCCTTGCTCGATCAAGTCGGCGACGCGCGCGCGCAACGCATTGGTCGCGGGCGGCAGCGTCGCGGCCACGGCCTGCGGCGTGGTTTGCAGCGGGCCGCCCGGATCGGCGAGCGTGAGCGTCTTCACGAGCCGCGGATGCTCCCGCGCCAGATGAAACGCAATGCAGCCGCCGCGCGAATGCCCGACGAGATGCACCGGCGCGAGATCGAGCGCTTCGATGAACGCGGCCATCTCCGCAACGTGCGCCTCCACGCTGAATTCGCCCTGCACGAAGGCATCGACGGCGGGCCAGTAGTGCGACAGACTCGGCGCGATGCAGCGGAACTGCTTCGCGAGCGGCAAGATTTGCGCGCTCCAGTAGCGGTAATCGCACAGCGATCCGTGCACGAACACGAGCGGTTCGCCCTCGCCGCAGTCGATATACGGCACGGAAATGCCGGAAGCCGTCGTGGCGAACGACGGTTCGGGCAGGCCCTGCACGGCAGTCAGCACGGAAAGATCGATTCGCGCGTTCATCGGTTGGCTCCTTTCCTGCACTATGCGCCGCTCCTATTCAAAAGAAAATCGCATAATATTGATAGAATCGTTCAGATTTTCTGATGGCAAAGTCCATATACAAAACCCGTTCGAATAATGAAAGCGCTCGACCTGGATGTTCTCTCGATGATCGTCGCGGTGGCGGACACCGGCAATATCAGCCGCGCGGCGGAACTCGTGCATCGCTCGCAATCGGCGGTGAGCATGCAGATCAAGACACTGGAAACCGCGCTCGGCAAGCCGCTTTTCGTGCGCAAGCCGCGCAGCGTGGTGCCGACGCAGGACGGCGAAGTGCTGCTCACCTACGCACGCCGCATGATCGCGCTGCGCGACGAAGCGTGGGCGGCGGTCGTGCGGCCGGACGTGACCGGGCGCGTGGTGATCGGCGTTCCGGACGATTACGCGTCGTCGCTGTTTCCGCCGATCCTCAAGAAATTTTCGGCGACGTATCCGAAGGTGGAGATTCAGGTCGTCGGCTTGCCGAGCGTAGCCCTCGCGCCGATGGTGAAGGACGGCACCGTCGATCTCGTCTGCGCAACGCGCGTCAAAGGCCTTTCCGGCGAATTTCTGCGACACGAACCGATGGTCTGGGCCGCAGCGCCGGGCGCCACGGAAATCTGGAAGGAACGGCCGCTGCCGATCGCGGTGTTTCTGCCCGGCAGCGTCGCGCGCGAGAACGCGATTCGCAGCCTGGAGCGCGCGCGCATCGGCTATCGCACGTCGTACGAAAGCCCGAGCCTGCTCGGTCTTCTGACCATGGCCGAAGCCGGTCTCGCCGTCACGCCGCTTGCAAAGTGCGCGGTGCCCGCGCACTTCACGCTGCTCGGCGCGGCGCAAGGCTTGCCCGATATCGGCACGCTCGAAGTGGTGCTGGCGCGCAGCGCGGCGTCGAAACGTCCGCCGTGCGACTTTCTCGCCGAGCGCATCAGGGCCGAGTTGCGACGCTGATTGCGGTGTCCAGGGCGCGCACGCGGCGCGAAGTCCACGCGCGCAGCATGGCGTTCGATGCGACCATCGGCAACGACGCCGCCATGATGCGATACACATCGTTGCGCCGAACCTTCGAAATTTTCTGCGGATCGAGCCACGCGTCGTTATGCGCGAGCAGCACGAGCGTGTCGAGTCCGATCATGATCGGCCACAGGCAGGCGAGACGCAGACGCACCGCGCTTCGCGGAATGGCGAGCGTGTAGTCGATCGCATCCTGATAGAGCGCCAGCGACGTGCGCAACAATTCGAACAGCACGGGCCGCGCGCGCGCCGACGTTTGCGGATCCAGCAGATCGCGCGGCGTCAGACCCTGCTTTGCGAGCATCGATTCAGGCAGATAGCAGCGGCCGATACGCAGATCGCGCGCGCAATCGCGCAGCACGTTTGTCATCTGCAACGCTTGGCCGAAGCGCACACCGCGCGTGAGCATCGTGTCGGGCGCGGCGCTCAGCGTGCCCGGCATGTGCGCATAAGTCATCTTCGTCCAGAATTCGCCGACGCAGCCCGCGACCAGATACGTGTAGCGATCCAGTTCGTCGAACGCGCCGAGTGCGGCGAGCTTGCCCGACGTTTCATCGGGGAAAGTGCGCAGATCGAATTCCATGCCGGTGGTGAGCGTCGTGACGATATCGCGCACCGCGGCCTGATCGGGCTCGCTCAATTGCGGCAGAATCGCGAGCGCGGCGCCCAGAGATTCGAGCAACGTGCGTTCATCGGGCTGCGCCTGCTGGCCCGCGACCTCGCCCGCGATCTGCGCGAGCGCGCCGTCGTCGGGTGCGCCGTTGACTTGCGCGCGCAGCGCGAGCAGCAAGTCGAGCCGGCGTTGCGGCGGGATCAGCGATGTATCCGCGATCGTATCGGCTGCACGCGCGAGCAGATACGCAAGACCGATAGGATCGCGCATGCCGCCCGGCAAAATGCGCAGCGTGAGATAAAACGACCGCGACACGCTCTTGAGAAGCGGGCCGAGCAGAACGGCCCGGGACGAATTGTTCATGACGTGGATCGGAAGGTCTCGGCTAGGCGCGCGATGATCGCGCGCCAGCGAATTGTATCCGTCCGCGTGGATGACCCGTTTTGACGTGCGCGTGTTTGACGTGACCACGCGGATGATGCGCGATATGCAGCATCACGCGCTTCGGATGCTTCGCGCTCGCCGTCCGCTCGACTTGATGCTTCGCGTTTGCCGCACGCTCGACCGGATGCTTCGCGCTTGCCGCGCGCTCGACATGATGGCCGCCAACATGATGGTCGGCTTCCTGGGCGACATGCCGGCTGACGGGTTCGAGAATCACGTCCTCGCTGCCCGCTCTGAGCAGACCCAGTTTGCTCGCCGCCGCGTAGGACAGATCGATCGATCGGCCCTTCACATAAGGACCGCGATCGTTGATGCGCACGATGACCGACCGCGTCCTCGTCAGA from Caballeronia insecticola includes these protein-coding regions:
- a CDS encoding D-alanyl-D-alanine carboxypeptidase/D-alanyl-D-alanine-endopeptidase; this encodes MIPLSGSPARVAALALSCALAALVASIAGCGGSDSPDTSVPDAITQVMKKPLYQGSTWALRVVDLNSGDVIYDMNSNAQLYVASVRKVFSLGATLDQYGAQHQFQTPVYRLGTVDATGTLNGNLVLVASGDLSMGGRTNPDGTLAISNFDHNEANSLGNAQLTAPDPLAGYNLLAAQVAAAGIKTINGDVVIDDRLFEPFDFRDEFFVRPIFVNDDVVDTIIGQGSAGSASPVDYRPKSTAFTVQSTLMTTAAGTNADIEVTPERPACFGALNCTGVLSGTIPAGYVPPIVPSFPVIRTFRITQPANYARTVLIEALARAGVTVSAAAVANNPVQLLPAKNAYSASTRVAQLTSQTLDQYAKWILKVSYNIGADTSLMLFGVANNGSTTLDAALAAERATLSGASFNVPMDQTHFIDGSGGGETTATPIAVIAMLRAMNGRAAFPAYLAAMPVLGVDGSLASTTDFESDPTLAGAKGKVYAKTGTYAAGTDGPNGPQVLLKGQAFAGYMDAKSGRRLAYALIVNNVPISDVPEVLNVFQDEGTISAIIWKLQ
- a CDS encoding alpha/beta fold hydrolase, producing MNARIDLSVLTAVQGLPEPSFATTASGISVPYIDCGEGEPLVFVHGSLCDYRYWSAQILPLAKQFRCIAPSLSHYWPAVDAFVQGEFSVEAHVAEMAAFIEALDLAPVHLVGHSRGGCIAFHLAREHPRLVKTLTLADPGGPLQTTPQAVAATLPPATNALRARVADLIEQGEFDRGLEMFVDSVSMPGFWNKSTEGFRRMALDNVLTLPKQFRDPLPAYTREAARDIKCRTLLIDGQKSPRMFRNNVDKLEEWIEFAERQTIAGASHGMNVASPGAFNRAVLAFVAA
- a CDS encoding LysR substrate-binding domain-containing protein, translating into MKALDLDVLSMIVAVADTGNISRAAELVHRSQSAVSMQIKTLETALGKPLFVRKPRSVVPTQDGEVLLTYARRMIALRDEAWAAVVRPDVTGRVVIGVPDDYASSLFPPILKKFSATYPKVEIQVVGLPSVALAPMVKDGTVDLVCATRVKGLSGEFLRHEPMVWAAAPGATEIWKERPLPIAVFLPGSVARENAIRSLERARIGYRTSYESPSLLGLLTMAEAGLAVTPLAKCAVPAHFTLLGAAQGLPDIGTLEVVLARSAASKRPPCDFLAERIRAELRR
- a CDS encoding phytoene/squalene synthase family protein, producing MNNSSRAVLLGPLLKSVSRSFYLTLRILPGGMRDPIGLAYLLARAADTIADTSLIPPQRRLDLLLALRAQVNGAPDDGALAQIAGEVAGQQAQPDERTLLESLGAALAILPQLSEPDQAAVRDIVTTLTTGMEFDLRTFPDETSGKLAALGAFDELDRYTYLVAGCVGEFWTKMTYAHMPGTLSAAPDTMLTRGVRFGQALQMTNVLRDCARDLRIGRCYLPESMLAKQGLTPRDLLDPQTSARARPVLFELLRTSLALYQDAIDYTLAIPRSAVRLRLACLWPIMIGLDTLVLLAHNDAWLDPQKISKVRRNDVYRIMAASLPMVASNAMLRAWTSRRVRALDTAISVATRP
- a CDS encoding septal ring lytic transglycosylase RlpA family protein; this encodes MQDKGFVTPWHLVGLAVAATSGAVTAEARTHTTHDVSVAPLPPLPDAQKKHPAKSESKHSLKAEPFDYRSPRTTDIAEIGRASYYAGRFQGRPTASGEPYDMYAFTAAHRKLPLGTFVRVSNLTRTRSVIVRINDRGPYVKGRSIDLSYAAASKLGLLRAGSEDVILEPVSRHVAQEADHHVGGHHVERAASAKHPVERAANAKHQVERTASAKHPKRVMLHIAHHPRGHVKHAHVKTGHPRGRIQFAGARSSRA